In Podospora pseudopauciseta strain CBS 411.78 chromosome 3, whole genome shotgun sequence, one genomic interval encodes:
- a CDS encoding hypothetical protein (COG:S; EggNog:ENOG503Q4G4), translating into MPELDIVAIGANHSETCRWLLDHPDYQGWLNQSRNQQDHGFLWIKGNLSAGKSTIMKFAYSEQVLRASSDETAMAFFFNARGGPMERSPKGMYRSLLHQLLGSDSLPQLRPIFHDSALKPHVRLQLAQTYEQIFSNNPSPTWGIDCLKDLLRVAIDRLAVEQELTIFVDALDECVSEEVQEMVEHFEELGTAAISSQKQLRICFSSRHYPQIEIAHRRELVLELQHGHEQDISAYIENKLRIGLSEGATRIKREVQRKASGVFMWVVLAVNPFKRSITGAACLSWKATAGAASQVE; encoded by the exons ATGCCTGAACTCGACATCGTCG CCATCGGGGCCAACCACTCAGAAACGTGCCGTTGGTTATTAGATCATCCGGACTATCAAGGCTGGCTCAATCAGTCTAGAAACCAACAGGACCACGGCTTCTTATGGATCAAGGGCAATCTCAGTGCAGGAAAGTCCACCATTATGAAGTTCGCTTACAGTGAGCAAGTTCTACGCGCCAGCAGCGATGAAACTGCCATGGCATTTTTCTTCAACGCCAGAGGAGGTCCGATGGAACGCTCTCCGAAAGGGATGTATCGTTCGCTGCTTCACCAGCTCCTGGGATCCGACTCGTTGCCACAACTACGACCAATATTTCATGATTCCGCCCTCAAGCCACATGTCAGGTTGCAACTGGCGCAGACATACGAGCAAATATTCTCAAACAATCCATCTCCCACATGGGGGATTGACTGCCTCAAGGATTTGCTTCGCGTTGCCATCGACAGGCTTGCCGTTGAACAGGAATTGACGATTTTCGTTGATGCACTGGACGAATGTGTTTCCGAAGAAGTTCAGGAAATGGTGGAACACTTTGAAGAGCTTGGAACTGCGGCAATTTCAAGTCAGAAGCAGTTGCGCATCTGTTTCTCAAGTCGCCACTATCCGCAAATTGAAATCGCACACCGGCGGGAGCTTGTTCTCGAGCTCCAGCACGGACATGAGCAGGATATATCTGCCTACATAGAAAACAAGCTCAGGATTGGCCTCAGCGAGGGGGCAACAAGGATCAAGCGGGAAGTGCAAAGGAAGGCCTCCGGTGTTTTCATGTGGGTGGTCTTGGCGGTTAACCCCTTCAAGCGAAGTATAACGGGGGCCGCATGTTTGAGCTGGAAAGCCACTGCGGGTGCTGCCTCCCAAGTTGAGTGA
- the GT2_1 gene encoding Type 2 glycosyltransferase (COG:S; EggNog:ENOG503NX5R), with translation MARGVEMEDVDLARSNWRSNWTSLVHERHVLTQQLWCTYALHIATFTSLAFVVDPLLLFSCWWATENWELKNRYILLAAEIFMFCFTKVVKLVGLFRRNPSDIMFLPVSILFGWFHGFIKLYALFTLKQTSWGSREDGDEHNQFRLQEKPIRSQAMAMPVGPDLVESVRHTSTSQARRASSLAQKHKFSGFEKDAGHLIG, from the exons ATGGCTCGTGGCGTAGAGATGGAAGACGTGGATCTA GCGAGAAGCAATTGGAGGAGCAACTGGACCAGTCTTGTGCATGAAAGACACGTGCTTAC TCAGCAACTTTGGTGCACATATGCGCTTCATATCGCAACGTTTACTTCGCTTGCCTTTGTCGTCGATCCCCTTCTGCTCTTCTCGTGCTGGTGGGCGACGGAGAACTGGGAGCTCAAGAACCGCTATATCCTACTCGCTGCAGAAATATTCATGTTTTGCTTCACGAAGGTGGTAAAACTGGTTGGGTTGTTTCGCAGGAATCCGAGTGATATCATGTTCCTGCCCGTGTCTATTCTGTTCGGCTGGTTCCACGGATTTATCAAGCTGTATGCGTTGTTCACGCTCAAGCAGACATCGTGGGGCAGTCGTGAGGATGGCGACGAGCACAACCAGTTCCGCCTCCAGGAGAAGCCCATCCGCAGTCAAGCGATGGCCATGCCGGTCGGACCAGACCTTGTTGAGTCCGTACGGCACACATCTACCTCACAGGCCCGTCGGGCATCCTCGCTGGCGCAGAAGCACAAGTTCAGCGGGTTTGAAAAAGATGCAGGGCATCTGATCGGATGA
- a CDS encoding hypothetical protein (COG:S; EggNog:ENOG503NUNI), translating to MAALKSLGHRAFRESGLQSVYTTGLDAYLIILSRSCRMFAYGASSLILALFFAELQFSDYQIGLFMSLTLLGDVILSLCLTLVADHVGRRRTLFLGSILMICSGTTFALCENYFVLLAAAVVGVISATGGDFGPFRAIEESTVSELTNPDTRADVLVWYVTTASLGSAVGTTTSGRIIDWLSAREGWTLLDAYHGCFWLYAIMGLTNMACSAMLSERCELKKKAPEGGSGETAPLLQETTDDGVAKPKEKASWVSQISRETLAIVGVLWFLLMVDSLADGMVSMSLTTYYMDKKFHLPKSTLGDMLSTSYILSSVTNIFAGPLARYIGLVNTMVFTHIPSSTAVLLFPLPKTISLTFALLLLRVGLNNMDQAPRAALIAAVVKPEERTAVMGITGMLRTLASTTGPSITGVLAGNSRFWVAYVVAGALRLAYDLGLFALFINIKLHKHEPAGEPTGEERREADEEEPLPTLTSI from the exons ATGGCCGCCCTCAAGTCCCTGGGCCACCGCGCTTTTCGCGAGTCTGGCCTGCAGTCAGTTTACACCACCGGCCTCGATGCttacctcatcatcctctcccgAAGCTGCCGCATGTTCGCCTACGGTGCCAGCAGCTTGATCCTCGCTCTGTTCTTTGCCGAGCTTCAGTTTTCCGACTACCAGATTGGACTGTTTATGAGTTTAACGCTGCTGGGGGATGTCATCTTGTCACTGTGCTTGACGCTCGTGGCTGACCatgttgggaggaggaggacattgTTCTTGGGGTCGATACTGATGATCTGTTCGGGGACTACGTTTGCTCTCTGCGAGAACTATTTCGTTCttctcgccgccgccgttgttggtgtAATCAGTGCCACGGGAGGTGATTTTGGACCGTTCAGGGCAATTGAAGAGTCGACCGTTTCCGaactcaccaaccccgacaCAAGAGCCGACGTGCTGGTTTGGTATGTTACCACCGCCAGCCTGGGATCAGCAGTGGGGACTACGACATCGGGACGCATTATTGACTGGCTCAGTGCAAGAGAGGGATGGACGCTTCTAGATGCCTACCACGGGTGCTTCTGGCTGTACGCTATTATGGGACTGACAAATATGGCCTGCAGTGCCATGCTGTCAGAAAGATGCGAGCTCAAAAAGAAGGCTCCAGAGGGTGGCAGTGGGGAAACAGCGCCACTGCTTCAGGAGACAACGGATGACGGTGTTGCCAagcccaaggagaaggcaaGCTGGGTCTCCCAGATATCTAGGGAAACACTGGCCATTGTGGGCGTCTTGTGGTTCTTGCTGATGGTGGACTCGCTCGCCGACGGCATGGTCAGCATGTCCCTGACGACCTATTACATGGACAAGAAGTTTCACCTGCCCAAGTCGACGCTCGGCGATATGCTGTCGACCTCTTACATTCTGTCGTCTGTCACCAACATTTTTGCCGGCCCGCTGGCGCGGTATATCGGCCTCGTCAACACGATGGTTTTTACACATATCCCGTCCTCCACCGCTGTCTTGCTGTTCCCGCTGCCAAAGACCATTTCCCTGACCTTTGctctcctgctcctcagAGTCGGCCTGAACAACATGGATCAGGCACCTCGGGCAGCGCTCATCGCGGCCGTGGTGAAACCAGAAGAAAGAACTGCCGTCATGGGCATAACGGGCATGCTGCGGACCCTGGCTTCCACCACAGGTCCAAGCATCACGGGCGTCCTCGCCGGCAACAGCCGTTTCTGGGTCGCCTATGTTGTCGCTGGTGCGTTGCGTTTGGCGTATGATCTTGGCTTGTTTGCCCTGTTTATCAATATCAAGCTTCACAAACATGAGCCAGCCGGTGAGCCCAcaggggaggagaggagagaagcTGACGAAGAGGAACCCTTG CCGACTCTCACCTCAATATAA
- a CDS encoding hypothetical protein (CAZy:AA3; EggNog:ENOG503NUQT; COG:E) encodes MSGALWVAAQLSMLRGFSEGPSVTTTTGLYLLLNTIRTHLAWSNNTRAELSGVNDSSWNWDDLQPYFRKAIQLGSGPHPDIARVYNMTYNAGSYGTNTSKHSIFATFSRGHTPAIIPIYQALRGYPGVEIPIDHSVGTLGLAWTPRSMEPISFNRSYSRSGHYDGLNRDNYHLLTATRVEKVVFKGKTAEGVEISPRWAEAHEGKGKGKGKINGKGSGKRVIRARKEIVLSAGAIHTPQILQLSGIGPASLLKQAKIPVIVDLPGVGANLQDHAYQPAVQFNLNTTLPPIEAFLFGPGLNLMLGLPGISPTRYQSLAASYLSQSPSEFLQKHIHPTIIAGYAQQQRLYAAGMLDKNFAFSATGVGALPVAAPQLMHGLSRGTVTLNLSSPLSEPIVDYRFASNPLDLDIVAENIKFYRRFYTGPDSTLRQYVDLTLGESQPGKGYQSDEGLKGWLRENLVPSVYHPSGTAAKMAREWGGVVNEGLEVYGVKGLSVVDTSIFPTIPGAATSMTVYAVAEKAADLIKARAVVVVGL; translated from the exons ATGTCGGGTGCATTGTGGGTGGCAGCTCAGCTGTCAATGCTCAGGGGTTTCAGCGAGGGACCAAGCGTGACTACAACAACTGGTCTGTACCTCTTGTTGAACACAATTCGCACTCATTTGGCCTGGTCTAACAATACCAGGGCTGAGCTTTCCGGCGTCAACGACAGTAGCTGGAATTGGGATGATCTTCAGCCTTACTTCAGAAAG GCCATCCAACTTGGTAGCGGGCCTCATCCAGACATAGCCAGGGTCTACAACATGACATACAACGCAGGGAGTTATGGAACCAACACGAGCAAGCACAGCATCTTTGCCACATTTTCTAGGGGCCATACGCCTGCTATCA TTCCAATCTATCAAGCCCTCCGTGGATATCCTGGTGTGGAAATCCCAATTGACCATTCGGTTGGCACCCTCGGACTAGCCTGGACACCAAGATCAATGGAACCGATCTCTTTCAACCGGTCATATTCTCGAAGTGGACACTATGACGGCCTTAACAGGGACAATTACCACCTGCTCACCGCTACCAGGGTCGAAAAGGTTGTGTTCAAGGGCAAGACAGCAGAAGGTGTGGAGATCTCCCCTCGCTGGGCTGAAGCACAcgagggcaagggcaaggggaagGGCAAAATTAATGGGAAAGGGAGCGGTAAGAGGGTTATCAGAGCTCGGAAAGAGATCGTCCTCTCCGCTGGAGCCATCCACACCCCCCAGATCCTCCAGTTGAGTGGCATTGGCCCTGCTTCTCTTCTCAAGCAAGCGAAGATTCCCGTCATAGTCGACCTTCCCGGTGTTGGCGCTAATTTGCAAGACCACGCTTACCAGCCGGCAGTTCAGTTCAACT taaacaccaccctcccccccatcgaagccttcctcttcggccCCGGCCTCAACCTCATGCTCGGCCTCCCAGGCATCTCCCCTACCCGGTACCAATCCCTTGCCGCTTCCTACCTCTCCCAGTCCCCCTCCGAGTTCCTCCAGAAACACatccaccccaccatcattGCCGGCTACGCCCAGCAACAACGTCTCTACGCCGCAGGCATGCTAGACAAAAACTTTGCCTTCTCCGCCACCGGAGTCGGCGCCCTACCTGTTGCTGCTCCTCAGCTCATGCACGGCCTATCTCGCGGCACCGTCActctcaacctctcctctccgCTGTCAGAACCGATAGTTGACTACCGTTTTGCTTCCAACCCGCTTGATCTTGACATTGTGGCTGAAAACATAAAGTTCTATCGAAGGTTTTACACCGGTCCCGATAGTACACTGAGGCAGTACGTTGATTTGACTTTGGGGGAAAGCCAGCCTGGTAAGGGGTACCAGTCTGATGAGGGGCtgaaggggtggttgagagAGAACTTGGTGCCGAGTGTGTATCACCCAAGTGGGACAGCCGCGAAAATGGCGAGGGAgtgggggggggtggtgaatgaAGGGTTGGAGGTATATGGAGTGAAAGGGTTGAGTGTGGTGGATACGAGTATTTTTCCTACTATTCCAGGGGCGGCGACGAGTATGACTGTTTatgctgttgctgagaag GCTGCCGATCTGATCAAGGCGAGGGCTGTAGTTGTTGTAGGCTTGTGA
- a CDS encoding hypothetical protein (EggNog:ENOG503NVVS; COG:E), with protein sequence MSQVNQLDASLNKHLDRRKARDMFRSLTLVPPGTADFSSNAYLSLSAQPSVKQTFLSRLQDAAHANTPSLLGSGGSRLLDGNSPKAEALEKTLAAFHSAPASLLFNSAMDANVGLFSCVPQPDDVVLYDELVHASIHDGMRLSRAAEKLSFAHSTVWSTEENVEHGKGKPESLETVLVGLLSRPGGHLFKSGERNVFISVEGVYSMDGDVCPLKDITNCVERWLPKGNGLVIVDEAHSLGVFGERGQGLVSELGLEDRVWARVMGFGKAMGCSGGLILCSDITRSYLINYARTLIYTTAMALPSLISIEVAYEFMMSGGAEPLVHRLRNLVKNAHCLLMEMYERLKPPSHLLRVSLVEPKSSIIPVFTDHPRSLAGYCQQNGFMVRPIVSPTVPKGTERIRLCLHAANTVDEAVGIVSAIESWVVSQMNVSKSRL encoded by the coding sequence ATGTCACAAGTCAACCAACTCGATGCCTCCCTCAATAAACACCTGGATCGCCGCAAGGCCCGCGACATGTTCCGCAGCCTGACCCTCGTCCCTCCCGGCACAGCAGACTTCTCCTCAAACGCATACCTCTCCCTGTCTGCTCAGCCATCAGTCAAACAAACGTTTTTGTCACGACTTCAAGACGCCGCACACGCCAACACCCCATCTCTCCTCGGCTCAGGAGGCTCCCGTCTCCTCGATGGAAACTCACCCAAGGCAGAAGCGCTCGAGAAaaccctcgccgcctttcACAGCGCCCCTGCTTCCCTACTCTTCAACTCAGCCATGGACGCCAACGTGGGACTCTTCAGCTGTGTCCCGCAGCCAGACGATGTTGTCCTGTACGACGAGCTGGTTCACGCTAGTATCCACGACGGGATGCGTCTCAGCCGAGCTGCCGAAAAGTTATCGTTTGCGCACAGCACAGTCTGGAGCACCGAGGAGAATGTGGAGCACGGAAAAGGGAAGCCCGAGTCGCTGGAAACGGTCTTGGTGGGCCTTCTCAGCAGACCAGGTGGGCATCTCTTTAAGTCCGGGGAGAGAAACGTTTTTATTTCCGTTGAGGGTGTCTACAGCATGGATGGGGATGTTTGTCCCCTGAAAGACATTACAAACTGTGTGGAACGTTGGCTGCCAAAAGGAAACGGACTTGTTATCGTCGATGAGGCTCACTCGTTAGGGGTTTTTGGGGAAAGAGGCCAAGGTCTAGTGTCCGAACTGGGCCTCGAGGATCGAGTGTgggcgagggtgatggggtttGGCAAAGCGATGGGCTGTTCGGGCGGGCTCATCTTGTGTTCTGACATCACCCGATCATACTTGATCAACTATGCTCGCACGCTCATCTACACGACTGCCATGGCGCTTCCGTCTCTGATCAGTATCGAGGTCGCTTACGAATTCATGATGAGTGGCGGAGCTGAGCCACTGGTTCATCGCCTCAGAAATCTCGTCAAGAACGCCCACTGCTTATTGATGGAGATGTACGAGAGATTGAAACCTCCATCACATTTACTTCGCGTCAGCTTGGTTGAGCCAAAATCCTCCATTATCCCGGTATTTACCGATCATCCACGCAGCCTAGCGGGTTACTGTCAACAGAACGGATTCATGGTGCGCCCTATTGTCTCTCCAACGGTGCCCAAGGGAACAGAGAGGATACGTCTATGCCTTCACGCTGCCAACACTGTAGATGAGGCTGTCGGGATAGTGTCAGCAATAGAATCATGGGTAGTTTCTCAGATGAATGTTTCAAAGTCGAGACTCTAG
- a CDS encoding hypothetical protein (EggNog:ENOG503NVKE; COG:E), with product MSPQLGALLHRSLRVYQVWGANTEVGKTVFSTILCKLTSGYKPDEKTTFLKPVSTGPAEEADGRHISKFIPGLDSQTLYQFDLPVSPHLAAQVSQQNTPSDEEVLCKIHEFAYRLASTNPGWLFVETAGGVHSPGPSGTTQADLYRPLRLPAILIGDAKLGGISSTISAFESLKIRGYDVELVLLFEDKTYQNHSYLTPYFQEKHSIPVQTVPLPPPRFSPSNDISNMQTYYTTALGLPSLSAIPSHLSSLHQARIARLQSMPETASKTIWYPFTQHQQLTPDKITVIDSAKDSHFDTFQSGSPSKSLLRPMFDGSASWWTQGLGHGNPALSLAAAYAAGRYGHVMFAEAVHEPALALAETLITGMGNKRLKRVFYSDNGSTGVEVGVKMALGAARGRYGWAGEEEFGVIGLKGSYHGDTIGAMDCSEPGVFNEKVEWYEGKGAWLGSPGVRCEKGVWAVEGGGEFKTLGDVFDVEGREKRGEGREYEKEIRGVLEKLVGEEGKKFGALILEPVVLGAGGMHLVDPLFQRTLVKVVRQSPELFGRKHQSNDELDWSGLPVVFDEVFTGIYRLGRFSAASFLGVDPDISVHAKLLTGGLLPLSVTLASESVFQSFLSDDKSDALLHGHSYTAHAVGCQVALESLKTMMKMEKSGEWGWAISSQQKGDDQTQHASSEQVAAIADSRVWSVWSHELVEWLSWQKGVEGVWALGTVLAIHMGSAGSVVGVGYKSTAAKGLQAALLKASEDDGSVHSRVLGNVLYLMAGQTTTEESVRRVERLVKQGLEDGI from the exons ATGTCGCCACAGTTGGGCGCTCTGCTGCACCGCTCGTTGCGTGTGTACCAAGTATGGGGCGCCAACACAGAAGTCGGCAAGACTGTCTTCAGCACCATTCTCTGCAAGTTGACCAGCGGCTACAAGCCGGATGAAAAAACAACATTCCTCAAGCCCGTTTCTACCGGGCCGGCAGAGGAAGCAGACGGTCG CCACATTTCAAAGTTTATACCGGGACTGGACTCACAGACGCTGTACCAGTTTGATCTTCCCGTGAGCCCTCATCTCGCAGCCCAGGTTTCCCAACAGAATACGCCTTCAGACGAAGAGGTGCTCTGCAAGATCCACGAATTTGCTTACCGCCTCGCTTCCACCAACCCCGGATGGCTGTTTGTCGAAACCGCTGGCGGCGTGCACTCCCCTGGCCCTTCCGGCACCACACAAGCCGACCTCTACCGGCCACTTCGCCTCCCTGCCATCCTCATCGGCGATGCCAAGCTCGGCGGCATCTCCTCGACCATTTCGGCCTTTGAATCCCTCAAAATTCGTGGCTACGATGTGGAGTTGGTCCTCTTGTTCGAGGACAAGACCTACCAAAACCACAGCTATCTTACCCCTTATTTCCAAGAAAAACACTCCATCCCCGTCCAGACagtccccctccctcctccacgttTTTCGCCCTCTAACGACATTAGCAACATGCAAACCTACTATACTACAGCTCTGGgtctcccctctctctccgCCATCCCCTCGCATCTTTCGTCGTTGCATCAAGCCCGCATTGCCCGCCTACAGTCCATGCCTGAGACTGCCTCCAAAACTATCTGGTACCCCTTcacccagcaccagcagctcaCCCCGGATAAAATCACCGTCATCGACTCGGCCAAGGACTCCCACTTTGACACTTTCCAGTCGGGCTCACCCAGCAAGTCACTGCTCCGGCCAATGTTTGACGGCTCAGCCTCGTGGTGGACCCAGGGCCTTGGCCACGGGAACCCAGCCCTatctcttgctgctgcttatGCGGCTGGTCGGTATGGGCATGTAATGTTTGCTGAGGCTGTCCATGAGCCTGCTCTCGCGCTGGCAGAGACGCTGATTACCGGGATGGGAAATAAGCGGTTGAAGAGGGTTTTCTACTCTGACAATGGGAGTACGGGGGTGGAAGTGGGGGTGAAAATGGCTTTGGGGGCTGCAAGGGGGAGATATGGGTGGGcaggggaggaagagtttGGAGTGATTGGGCTCAAGGGGAGTTACCATGGGGATACCATCGGGGCGATGGACTGTAGCGAGCCGGGGGTGTTTAATGAGAAGGTGGAGTGGTatgagggaaagggagcTTGGTTGGGGAGTCCGGGGGTGAGGTGTGAGAAGGGGGTTTGggctgtggaggggggaggggagtttAAGACGTTGGGTGATGTTTTTGATGTGGAGGGacgggagaaaaggggggagggaagggagtATGAGAAGGAGATCAGAGGGGTTTTGGAGAAGCTggtgggtgaagaggggaagaagtTTGGGGCCTTGATTCTGGAGCCGGTTGTGTTGGGGGCGGGTGGGATGCATTTGGT GGATCCCCTTTTTCAGCGGACGCTGGTTAAGGTCGTCCGACAATCACCAGAGCTATTCGGTAGAAAGCATCAATCAAACGACGAGCTGGATTGGAGCGGCCTTCCGGTTGTGTTTGACGAGGTCTTTACAGGAATTTATCGTCTCGGCCGCTTCAGTGCTGCCTCGTTTCTCGGCGTCGATCCTGACATTTCCGTCCACGCAAAGCTGCTGACTGGTGGTCTGCTGCCGCTCAGTGTCACCTTGGCATCTGAGAGCGTCTTCCAGTCGTTTTTGAGTGACGATAAGAGCGATGCCCTCTTGCACGGACACAGCTACACGGCTCACGCTGTTGGCTGCCAGGTAGCTTTGGAAAGTCTGAAGAcaatgatgaagatggaaaAGAGTGGGGAGTGGGGTTGGGCTATTTCGAGTCAGCAGAAAGGCGACGATCAAACCCAGCATGCCAGCTCTGAGCAGGTTGCTGCGATTGCTGATTCCAGGGTCTGGTCGGTGTGGAGTCATGAGTTGGTTGAATGGCTTTCATGGCAGAAAGGGGTCGAAGGTGTGTGGGCGCTCGGAACGGTCCTGGCGATTCACATGGGCTCGGCGGGCAGTGTCGTAGGTGTAGGCTACAAGAGCACTGCTGCAAAGGGGCTTCAGGCTGCTTTGCTGAAGGCCtctgaggatgatggcagTGTGCATAGTCGTGTTTTGGGCAATGTGTTGTACCTGATGGCTGGGCAGACGACGACGGAGGAGAGTGTCAGGCGGGTTGAGAGGCTTGTTAAACAGGGTCTGGAGGATGGCATTTAA
- the BIO2 gene encoding biotin synthase (EggNog:ENOG503NVE4; COG:H), whose protein sequence is MLARSSARALLRRPPFPTGLGGQTPIVGASSRWLTTLGHRRQQSTTNADATANANDQDVASIQDNVEHQQWARQVLRDAVAAAAPRYTWSKEETAAIYHQPLMELAFQAAQVHRRFHNPSEVQLCTLMNIKTGGCSEDCSYCAQSTRYQKGTGLQAKRVETVETVLEAARIAKANGSTRFCMGAAWRDMRGRNNSLRNVKEMVSGVRAMGMEVCVTLGMIDAEQAKELREAGLTAYNHNLDTSREFYPSIISTRTYDERLATLGHVRDAGINVCSGGILGLGETDKDRIGLLHTAATLPSHPESFPVNALVPIKGTPLGDRKPIDFTSMLRTIAAARIIMPATIIRIAAGRKTMTEEQQAMCFMAGANAVFTGEKMLTTECNGWDDDAVLFERWGLQPMKSFAKSAAPAS, encoded by the exons ATGCTGGCCCGGTCGTCTGCCAGAGCCCTCCTTCGCCGCCCTCCATTTCCAactgggttgggggggcaAACTCCGATAGTCGGAGCTTCGAGTCGCTGGCTGACGACACTCGGTCACCGCCGACAACAATCCACAACTAACGCAGACGCAACAGCAAACGCAAACGATCAGGATGTAGCATCTATCCAGGATAATGTCGAGCATCAACAGTGGGCGAGACAGGTTCTGCGGGATgccgttgccgccgccgcgccGAGATATACCTGGTCaaaggaggagacggcggcCATCTACCACCAGCCCCTGATGGAACTTGCATTCCAAGCG GCCCAAGTCCACCGTCGATTCCATAACCCGTCCGAAGTCCAGCTCTGCACCCTCATGAACATCAAGACAGGAGGCTGCAGCGAGGATTGTTCCTACTGCGCCCAGTCGACTCGCTACCAAAAAGGCACCGGCCTGCAAGCCAAGCGTGTCGAAACCGTCGAGACAGTCCTTGAAGCCGCCCGTATAGCCAAGGCCAATGGCAGCACACGCTTCTGCATGGGAGCCGCCTGGCGCGACATGCGTGGCCGCAACAACAGTCTGCGCAATGTGAAAGAGATGGTGTCGGGAGTGCGGGCCATGGGAATGGAGGTGTGCGTGACGCTGGGCATGATCGATGCCGAACAGGCCAAGGAGCTCCGCGAGGCTGGTCTCACAGCCtacaaccacaacctcgaCACGAGCCGCGAGTTCTACCCTAGCATCATCTCGACCCGTACCTACGACGAGCGTCTCGCTACCCTGGGCCATGTTCGCGATGCTGGGATCAACGTCTGCTCGGGGGGTATTCTGGGTCTGGGCGAGACCGACAAGGACAGGATTGGATTGCTGCATACCGCTGCCACGCTGCCGAGCCACCCGGAGAGTTTCCCAGTGAATGCGCTGGTCCCCATCAAGGGCACGCCACTGGGTGACAGAAAGCCGATTGACTTCACCAGCATGCTGCGCACCATTGCCGCGGCGAGAATCATCATGCCGGCTACCATTATTCGTATCGCCGCGGGCCGCAAGACAATGACGGAGGAGCAACAAGCCATGTGCTTCATGGCTGGAGCCAATGCTGTCTTTACGGGAGAAAAGATGCTCACGACAGAGTGCAAcggatgggatgatgatgctgtaTTGTTTGAACGTTGGGGCTTGCAGCCGATGAAGAGCTTTGCAAAGTCGGCGGCGCCAGCTAGCTAG